Genomic DNA from Pelosinus sp. UFO1:
CGTTAGGGGTGACAACTAGGTGGGACTTCTTTTGAAGAATAAATCCTTTAACTACATTTACTGCTTCTTTCATTGTCACAACATCAATCATCACATTTAAAACAGCTACTCTATTGCGCACTATACATATAGTCTCCTTACTATTTTAAAAATCAAACTTTTAAATTATCTAATATATTGTATCACACTATTACATGCTGGGCAATCGTGGTAACGGAAGTTTCCACCAAGGTGTTTTTTCTTTCTCCTTATCAGACGGCTCTGGTTTTTCCTTTGGTTGATTTTTAGGACGAATTTGGGTATCAATAACTATAGGTTCTGTTCCCTTAACAAAGGCACTGTACTCGATCTCTAAACACCCAGGTGTAGCCCTTTTACCAGAGTCCGTACAAATCGGTATATTAGTTACTACATTGGGGGGGATAATAAAAGTTGTCGGTTTAGTGCCACTGACTACTTGTGTCATCATTTTTCCCCACAATCCCGCTACCTGGGTACCTGAAATGCCTACTGGTGTCCTATTATCATTTCCAACATAAATGCCAACTAATAATTCAGGCGTGTAACCCATAAACCAGGCTGTTTCATAATTATCAGTTGTTCCTGTTTTACCAGCTGCCATACGCCCAATATTAGCAGGTGTACCCGTACCATCTTCAATGACACTTTGTAACATGTTTGTTAGAATATAGGCAACCTCGCTACTAAGTACAGATTGCTGTGTTATATGTGCCTCTTCTAACAACTGATCATTTTCATCAAGTACTTTCAAAATCGATATTGGCCTAGATACTATACCGCCATTTGCAAAAGCAGTATAAGCAGTTGCCATTTCAAACAAATTAACACCTTGTGTTAAGCCACCCAAAGCGGCAGCTAAATTATTATCTTGTGGAACCAAAGTGGTGATCCCCATATTCTTCGCCAAATCAAGTACTTTATCAATTCCCACCTGCTGTCCAAGCTTCACAGATGCTACATTGACTGATAAGCGAATTGCTTTTTTTAAGGTGATTGGTCCATGGAATTTTTTATCATAATTTTGTGGAGCATACCCGTTAATATTAATTGGTTGATCAATAATAACTGAATTGGCAGTCAATCCTTGACTAAGGGCAACAGCATATACGAATGGTTTAAAAGCAGAGCCTGGCTGACGTACTTCTACCATGGTTCTATTTAGTTGACTTTCTTCATAACTACGTCCACCTACCATAGCTTTGATATAACCCGTGCGAGGATCAAGTGCTAATACCCCACCTTGATACTGGCCTAAGACTGCTTCGGCCCCCTGCTGGACAACACTATCTAGTGTTGTATAAACTTTTAAGCCGCCCTTATATACCCGGTTGGCACCATACCGTCCAACAAGTTCATTTGCAACATAATCAAGAAAATAAGATGCCTGTACCACTCTTTTCTTTTTGCCGATTAATACGATAGGCTGTCTTTGTGCTTCTTCGGCTTGCTTTTGTGTAACATACCCTTCCTTCACCATACCCGCGAGGACAGTCTTCCTACGTTCCAAAGCTGCCTGATTATCAATATATGGCGAATAAAGATTTGGTCCACGTGGCAACCCTGCCAACAACGCACTTTCTCCTAACGTAAGCTCACTTGCATGTTTCCCAAAGTATACTTGAGACGCTGCTTCTACTCCATAGGCACCTTCACCAAAATATACTTGATTTAAATATGCCTGTAAAATTTCCTGTTTGGAAAACTTACGTTCAATGATAATAGCCCAAAAAGCTTCTTTTATTTTCCGTGTAAAAGTACGCTCCTGAGTTAAAAACATGTTTTTAGCTAGCTGTTGTGTTAACGTACTTCCCCCTTCTACTAAGCCACCTGACCGCAAATTAACCCAAATAGCACGAACAATACCGATAGGATCTATACCAATATGGTTAAAAAATCGACTATCTTCGTTAGCAACAATCGCTTGCTGCAGATAGGGAGATATATTATTTATTGAAACCACAATGCGATTTTCTTCAAACAATTTCGAAATAAGCTTTCCATTAGAATCAAAAACTTGGGTTGCTGCGACTAAATTTAAGTTTTCCAAAGAATCAATTTGTGGTGTAAAAAAAGCACATCCATTATTTGCAAATAGGCTTACAATCAGTATAACGATAATACATAAACGCTGCATTTCACCACTCCCTTCTTAGCTTTAGTATTCCAAATCTAGGCGAAATTTACGCGCAGGAATATACCCTTACATGTCGAATATGCAATTTATATGATAAATTTCGATAAATTTTTAAAATATAATTTACAGCAAAAGATTCAGGGGGAAATTATGGTAAAAAAGTATAGTCTATTTAGTATTTTTGGCCTTATTGTTATTATTTCATTTATTTGCTTCGTATCCACTCCTCTTTCACTTGCTATACCTGCCTTACAACAAACCTCTCCGCCGACCCCCGCTTCAGAAATAAGCTCTTCACCAGATGTGTACTATATTACGGAAACCGCGAATATTGTACCAACTAACGAAAAACCTGAGTATGATATTTTTACGAATAAAGAGCGAGAAGAACGACAATTATCAACTGTCTTACCAATAATTGAACCTTACTACGAAAGTAAAAGAGTATACTTAACTTTTGATGATGGCCCTGACCCGGAAAATACCCCCTTGGTTTTAGCCATTCTTAAGGAAAACAACATAAAAGCAACTTTTTTCTTAGTCGGAACAGAAATTGAAAAATATCCTGATATTGTAAAGCAAATCTTCATGGAAGGACATGCTATAGGTAATCACACTTATAACCACACTTACCGTGACTTATATCAATCGCCTACTACTTATACCGAACAACTAAATCTTAATGATACTATCATTAAGAATATCCTAACTGTACGTCCTCGCATTTCTCGAGCACCCGGAGGTTCCGCTGGGCATTTTACTAAAGAATACTGGAGTGCTCTAAAGAGGCAAGGCTATATAGAAGTAGGATGGAATATTAGCTCGGGAGATGCTTCTGCTGCAAAAGCAAATGACATCCTCAATAATATAATGTATCAAACAACTAAAAACACTTTTTTATGGGATCACGCTATTGTGTTACTGCATGATGGGAGGGGACATGCTGAATCCGTCAAAGCATTACCTTCTGTTATTAAATTTTATAAAGAACAAGGTTTCCAGTTTCATGTTATAAACGCAAAGACACCGCCTGCCTGGTAAAGCATACGGTGTCTTTTTCTTTATCATAATAATTAGAAACTATAATTAGGTGATTCTTTCGTAATACTGATATCATGAGGATGGCTTTCCTTTAGCCCAGCTCCTGTAATGCGAATAAACCGAGTATTATTAATTAACTCCTCAATGGTATGCACACCACAATATCCCATACCAGCTCTAAGTCCACCCAACAATTGAAATGCCGTATCAGCCAATGTACCCTTATACGGTACGCGCCCCTCGATACCTTCTGGGACTAACTTGTCCATGTTCTCTTGAAAATAACGATCTTTACTGCCTTGTGCCATAGCCCCTAAAGATCCCATGCCACGATAAACTTTATAGCTACGTCCTTGGTAAATAACAGTCTCACCAGGGCTTTCTTCTGTTCCAGCAAACAAATTACCAAGCATAACAACACTAGCACCAGCAGCAATCGCTTTTACAACATCTCCAGAATATTTAATACCACCATCAGCAATAATCGGAATGTTATGTTCCCTAGCTATTTTTGCACAATTATACACGGCAGTTATTTGGGGTACACCAATACCGGCAACAATCCGAGTGGTACATATAGAACCAGGTCCAATACCAACTTTTACAGCATCAACCCCTGCCTCGATCAAGTCACGTGTCGCTTCTGCTGTAGCCACATTACCGGCAATTAAATCTACTTCAGGATACATCGATTTAATCTTTTTAACAGCTTCTATTACACCTTGCGAATGCCCATGGGCAGTATCTACTACAATAACATCTACTTTCGCAGCAACAATAGCCTCCACCCGTTCTAACATATCAGCCCCAACACCAATGGCAGCACCTACTAATAGTCTACCACGTTTGTCTTTCGCTGAATTAGGATATTTTTGTGCCTTTTCAATATCCTTAATTGTAATCAAACCTTTTAAATTACCGTCTGCATCTACTAATGGTAATTTCTCTATTCTATGTTTATGTAGCAATGCTTTAGCATCTTCTAAAGATGTTCCGACTGGAGCTGTAATAAGATGTTCAGTTGTCATACAATCATGTAATTTTCGAGTTAAGTCTGTTTCGAATCGCAAATCTCTATTTGTTAAAATACCAACTAATTTATCATTTTGGGTAACAGGAACACCTGATATGTGATATTTTTCCATTAAGTTTTGGGCATCTTGCAACGAATTCTCAGGGGATAAAAAAATAGGATCAACAATGATTCCATGCTCTGAGCGCTTTACCTTATCAATTTCACTTGCTTGCCTTTCTATTGGCATATTCTTATGAATGACACCAATACCACCTTCACGGGCAATAGCAATCGCCATACGCGCTTCTGTTACCGTATCCATGCCAGCGCTAATTATCGGTAAATTCAACTTAATATTCTTAGTTAAATATGTAGTAACATCAACATCTTTTGGTAAAACATCTGATTTTGCTGGTACCAATAAAACATCATCAAACGTCAAACCTTCTTGCATAAACTTATTTTCAAACATATATATACTCCTTTCGCACAATTAGGACAAGTTATTTCAAATATAATAACATATTTAAACTTACCTAATCTACTCTTTTTTATGCAAATTTAAAATAATATTGGTATTTCTATTTCTAAAAGTTATTAGATTTGCAAAAATAAAACTAATACTATAGAAAATAAAGAATCCTCATTGTATTTCAATGAGAATTCTTTATTACTTACTACGAAATATATTACTTATCTAACATTAAAACTCCAGCTTTTGCTATATTACTCTTAGCTGCGTCCCGAATAACAATTGTTACTGCATCAGCAGGACAATTGGCAGTTTCCGTAATTGCTTGTGTCACTTTTTTTGCCATTTCACGTTTTTGTTCAACGGTGCGTCCCTCTATCATATCAATTTGTACGATTGGCATAATCCATCCTCCTCATAAATTTTATATATTTCAATTCGCTATTAATCGTGAGATCCCTGCCATTTATTTCATTTTTTTAGTATTTAATCTTATTTTGATCTTTGTGCCGCTTATACCACCATAATCCTACGTATACACCAATTACTACTATGACTAATACGATTAGACGTGTCATGTTTTCCCCAGCAAAAACGATGTCGTGGCCAATGAGAACTTTAATAATCACTGGCGGTAATTTACCTAAAATAGTTGCTAGCATGAAATCTTTAAAACTAATGCGGCTTATCGCTGCAACAGCAGTAATAATCCCTGAAGGTGCTAAGGGGAGTAACCGAGCAATCAGCAAAGCCTTAAATCCGTTAGCAGCACTATAATCATCCACTTGTTTCAAATATTTGCTTTTTGTAATCCACCCCGCTATAATCTGCCTAAAAAAATAGCGTGCAAAAACAAACATAACGACTGC
This window encodes:
- a CDS encoding transglycosylase domain-containing protein, with product MQRLCIIVILIVSLFANNGCAFFTPQIDSLENLNLVAATQVFDSNGKLISKLFEENRIVVSINNISPYLQQAIVANEDSRFFNHIGIDPIGIVRAIWVNLRSGGLVEGGSTLTQQLAKNMFLTQERTFTRKIKEAFWAIIIERKFSKQEILQAYLNQVYFGEGAYGVEAASQVYFGKHASELTLGESALLAGLPRGPNLYSPYIDNQAALERRKTVLAGMVKEGYVTQKQAEEAQRQPIVLIGKKKRVVQASYFLDYVANELVGRYGANRVYKGGLKVYTTLDSVVQQGAEAVLGQYQGGVLALDPRTGYIKAMVGGRSYEESQLNRTMVEVRQPGSAFKPFVYAVALSQGLTANSVIIDQPININGYAPQNYDKKFHGPITLKKAIRLSVNVASVKLGQQVGIDKVLDLAKNMGITTLVPQDNNLAAALGGLTQGVNLFEMATAYTAFANGGIVSRPISILKVLDENDQLLEEAHITQQSVLSSEVAYILTNMLQSVIEDGTGTPANIGRMAAGKTGTTDNYETAWFMGYTPELLVGIYVGNDNRTPVGISGTQVAGLWGKMMTQVVSGTKPTTFIIPPNVVTNIPICTDSGKRATPGCLEIEYSAFVKGTEPIVIDTQIRPKNQPKEKPEPSDKEKEKTPWWKLPLPRLPSM
- the guaB gene encoding IMP dehydrogenase, encoding MFENKFMQEGLTFDDVLLVPAKSDVLPKDVDVTTYLTKNIKLNLPIISAGMDTVTEARMAIAIAREGGIGVIHKNMPIERQASEIDKVKRSEHGIIVDPIFLSPENSLQDAQNLMEKYHISGVPVTQNDKLVGILTNRDLRFETDLTRKLHDCMTTEHLITAPVGTSLEDAKALLHKHRIEKLPLVDADGNLKGLITIKDIEKAQKYPNSAKDKRGRLLVGAAIGVGADMLERVEAIVAAKVDVIVVDTAHGHSQGVIEAVKKIKSMYPEVDLIAGNVATAEATRDLIEAGVDAVKVGIGPGSICTTRIVAGIGVPQITAVYNCAKIAREHNIPIIADGGIKYSGDVVKAIAAGASVVMLGNLFAGTEESPGETVIYQGRSYKVYRGMGSLGAMAQGSKDRYFQENMDKLVPEGIEGRVPYKGTLADTAFQLLGGLRAGMGYCGVHTIEELINNTRFIRITGAGLKESHPHDISITKESPNYSF
- a CDS encoding TVP38/TMEM64 family protein, encoding MARFFGWLFLIFLLGATYLWQPVFFQHSYSILKHGDIVSLAEYLRSFGAWSIVVTIILFIVMTFTIVFPFMILSGAAGIIYGLFWGIVISWTGEVIGAVVMFVFARYFFRQIIAGWITKSKYLKQVDDYSAANGFKALLIARLLPLAPSGIITAVAAISRISFKDFMLATILGKLPPVIIKVLIGHDIVFAGENMTRLIVLVIVVIGVYVGLWWYKRHKDQNKIKY
- a CDS encoding polysaccharide deacetylase family protein; this translates as MVKKYSLFSIFGLIVIISFICFVSTPLSLAIPALQQTSPPTPASEISSSPDVYYITETANIVPTNEKPEYDIFTNKEREERQLSTVLPIIEPYYESKRVYLTFDDGPDPENTPLVLAILKENNIKATFFLVGTEIEKYPDIVKQIFMEGHAIGNHTYNHTYRDLYQSPTTYTEQLNLNDTIIKNILTVRPRISRAPGGSAGHFTKEYWSALKRQGYIEVGWNISSGDASAAKANDILNNIMYQTTKNTFLWDHAIVLLHDGRGHAESVKALPSVIKFYKEQGFQFHVINAKTPPAW
- a CDS encoding 2-hydroxymuconate tautomerase, which gives rise to MPIVQIDMIEGRTVEQKREMAKKVTQAITETANCPADAVTIVIRDAAKSNIAKAGVLMLDK